In Candidatus Thermoplasmatota archaeon, the genomic window TTGCAAACGCCCTGCGCGCCACGCCGCCCGGCGGCGAGGTCACGGTGGCGGCGACGCGGCGGGGCACGGAGGCGGAGCTTTCCGTCGCCGACACCGGCCGCGGGCTTTCGCCCGAGGACGCATCCCGCCTGTTCCAGCCCTTCGCGCGCCTGGAGTCGTCCTCCGGCGAGTCGGGAACCGGCCTTGGATTGTACATCTGCCGTCGCATCGTCGAGCGGCACGGCGGAACGATCGCCTGCCGCAGCGAGGGGTTGGGGCGGGGCGCCGTGTTCGCGTTCGCGCTGCCGCTTGCGGCCAAGGAGGCGCCGCCGCAGGCCCCTCCTCGCCCGCCCCTCACACCCCTCCACGCGAATGCGCCGCAGGCATGACGCCCCCGAAACCTTCATGCGCGCAAAGCGTGTAGCGGCGGGCCAATGGCGCTCTCCAAGCGCGTTCGGGAGTGGGAGGAGCCCGTCACGCTCTACGAGATCATCCCGCCCCCCGAGTCGGCCCCCGAGGAGGAGGTGGTCGACATGGCCGCCTTCATCCGGACGCTCCTCCACGAGCACCGGGTCGACGCCGTCAACATCCCCGAGGTCCGCAACGAGACGCGCGGCGGCGCCCGCCTCGGCCGCTTCCTCCAGAAGATGGACCCGCGCGAGTTCGGGCGGCACCTGCGCAAGGCAAGCGGCGAGGCGTGGGACATCGTCGTCAACCACTCGCCCGTGCACGAGCCGCCCGAGACCGAGGCCAAGTGGTTCGAGGAGACCTACGCCGACGGCTACACGGACATCGTGCTCGTCGGAGGCGAGTCCTCCAAGATCCGGTACCCGGGCCCCAGCGTGAACGAGGCGGCCCGGCTCGCGCGCGAGGTCGCCTCGCGCGCCTTCCCAAACGACGGATCGCGGGTGCTCCTGGGCGGCATCACGCTTCCGGACCGGAGACGCCGGGAGCTCGACGAGCCCGAGCGCCTCTTGGCCAAGCAGCGCGCGGGCCTCGACTTCTTCACGAGCCAAGTGCTCTTCGAGCCCGAGAGCGCAAAGGCGCTCCTCCACGACTACGACCTCCTGTGCCGCCGCGAGCGCGAGGAGCCACGCCCCGTCTTCCTCTCGTTTGCGCCCGTCACCGGCCGAAAGGACGTCGAGTTCCTCGAGTGGCTGGGCGTCACGATCCCCAACCACGCGCGCGAGTGGATCCTCGGCACGGGCGGCCGCGCCATCGACCGCGGCGCGCGCGTGGCCGAGCACGCCTTCCGCGAGATCCTGCGCTACGCGCACTCGCGCGAGCTCCGCGTTCCCATCGGCTTGAACGTCGAGCACGTGATGCGCTACAACCTCGACGCAAGCGAAGTGCTCCTCGACCGCCTCGAAAGCCTGATCGAATGGCACCGGTTGGAGTACCACGCGTAGCCCGCCTCTTCGCGCGACCGCCCGCGCCGCCTCCGCGCGCGCGGCTCTCGCCCGCCGAGCGCGCGCTCGTTCGCCGCCTGCGGACCCCCCGGCTCGTGCAACGCTACCTCGACGCGCTTCCGTACAACACCGAGCCGCGGGGCGACACGATGCGGAGCTTCCGCCGCGTCCTTGAGGCCGGCACGGCCCATTGCCTGGAGGGCGCGCTCTTTGCGGCCGCCGTGCTCGAGCAGCACGGCCACCCGCCCGTCCTTTTGGACCTCGAATCGGCCGACGGCCTCGACCACGTCGTCCTCCTCCACCGCGCGCGCCGGAACGGTTCCTTCCGCTACGGCTCGGTCGCCGTTTCGCGCGACCCGGGCCTCCACGGCCGGAAGCCCGTCTACCGAAGCGTGGGCGAGCTCGCCCGTAGCTACCACGACCCTTACATCGACGCAACCGGACGCATCACGGGATACGCCGTCTTCGACTTGCGCGACTTCGCCGGGGCCGACTGGCGCTTCTCGACCCGCTTCGTGTGGGAGGTCGAGCAGGCGCTCATCGACCTTCCCCATCGCCCGCTGCGGGTTCCCCGGGCGCGCTACCGGCGGTGGAAGCGCCGCTACGACGCGTGGGTCGCCGCCCATCCCGACGTGAAGCCCGCGTACTACCCGAGCCGCCCGAACTGGCTGTAGCCGACACGCTAAAGTGCCCCGGAGGAATGGGGAGCCGTGCGCGCGCGTTGGATCGTTCCTTGCCTGGCGGCCGTGGTGGCGTTGGCCGGCTGCCTTGTTCCGCTCTCCTCGTCCCCGCGGGACAGCTTGGGCGCCGACGAGGTCTCGCGCACGTTCGAGACGATCGTGCTCGAGACGAACATCGGCGTGATCGAGATCGTCCTCTACCCCGCAGCGGCCCCGCGAACGGTCGAGCACATGAAGACGCTCGTGGCCGAGGGCTACTACGACGGGCGCGAGTTCAACCGCGTCGTGCCCGGCCACGTGATCCAGCTCGTGGACAAGGCAGGCGGCGTCACGGACGACCCGCGCCGCCTGCCCCTCGAGACGCACCCCGAGCACCACTTCGCCGCCGGCGCGGCCGGCATCGCGCGGTCCGCCGACCCCGACTCCGGCGGGCCCGAGTTCTTCCTCATGGACTATGCGACAAGCCACCTCGACGGCAACTACACCCTGTGGGGCCAGACGGTCCGCGGGCTCGACGTGATCCACCGCTGCGCGCGCGTGGAGGCGATCGAGTGGACGACCCTCCTTGCGCCGCTTCCGCCCGACGCGCGCGCCGCCCCCTCGGACCGCACGGCCGTCGTGCCCTGCACGATCGCCCGCGCGCGCGTGTCCCAGAGCGTCCTTGCGCCCGAGGTCGCTTCGCGCTACCCGCTCAAGGTGGCCCAAAACCACCGCGAGGGCGACTTCCGGCACTCGCTCGAATGGCCGCGCGACCTTCGCGCCGGCGTCGAGCGGGACCTCACGTGGTACGTGCGCCCCTACAACGGAAGCGCGCCGCCGGAGGCCTCGCGCGTGACGATCGAGGTCGACGGCCGCACGCACGCGCCGCAGGGCGACCGCGAGGCGGAAGGCGCCTTCCACTGGCGCTTTGCCCCGTCGGCGCCCGGCACCCACGAGGCCGTCTTCCGCGTGGACGGGCGCGCCGTGGGCCGCCTTGCGATCGAGGTGCCCGCATGACGCCCCGCCTCGTCCTGGCCTCGTCGTCGCCGCGGCGCGCCGAGCTCCTCCGGCAGATCGGGCTTTCCTTCGAGGTCGCGGCGCCGCAGGTGGACGAGACGACGGACCTGCCCGACCACCCCAAGGAGCGCGTCTTCGAGATCGCGCGACGCAAGGCGCAAGCCGTCGCGCAGACCGTGGAGGAGGGATGGATCGTCGCCGCCGACACGATCGTCGTGCAGGGCGGCGAGCCCATCGGCAAGCCCACGGACGCCGAACACGCCCGTCGCATCCTGCGGCGCCTCGCGGGCTCGCGCCACAAGGTCCTGACGGCCGTCGTCGTCGTGCGCATGCCCGAGGGCGAGTACCGCGCCGACGTCGCGCAGACCGGCGTCCTCTTCACGCCTCTCTCCGACGCCCAGATCGCCGAGTACGTTGCCACCGGCGAGCCGCTCGACAAGGCCGGCGCCTACGGCATCCAGGGCCTCGCCGGCGCCTACGTGCGCGACGTGCACGGCGACCCGAGCAACGTGCGCGGCCTGCCGCTTGCGCTCACCGTCGCGCTCCTCGCGGAGGCCGGCTACCCGCTGCCCGGGTCCCTCAAGCCCGAGCCCGCAGACGCCCTCGCGCAAGCCGAGCCGCCCAAGGAGGCGCCGTGAGTCTCCTTCGCCCGCTGCGCATCGGCTCCGTGCGTTTGCCCAACAACCTCGTCCTTTCGCCCATGGCCGGCTACTCGGACCTGCCCTTCCGCATCCTGTGCCGCCGCCACGGCGCGGGCCTCGTCTGCACGGAGATGGTCGCCGCCGACAGCGCCAACCGCGGGGGCGCAAAGACGCTTGCGCGCATGCGCACCGTCGAGGAGGAGCGGCCCGTCTCGATCCAGATCTTCGGCACGCGCGAGGAGGAGGTCGCCGCGGCGGCCCGCCGCGCCGCCGACGGATGCGAGATCCTCGGCTTCAACATGGGCTGCCCCGCCCACCAGATCAAGGCCGCCGGCTGCGGCGCGGCCATGCTCGACCGGCCCGACGTCGCGCTAGCCATGGTCCGCGCCGTGAAGGCCGCCGCCCCCGACCGCCCTCTCCTCGTCAAGATCCGAGCCGGCAACGACCGCCCCATCGACGTCGGCCGGTTCGCGCAATCGCTCGAAGCGGCAGGCGTCGACGGCATCATCTTCCACGCCCGCACCGCGCGCCAAGGGTATTCCGGACGAAGCGACTGGGCGCTCATCGCGCGCCTCAAGGACACCGTCGGCATCCCCGTGATCGGCAACGGCGACGTCGTGGACGGTCCCTCGGCCGCCCGCGCGCTTGCCGAAAGCGGCTGCGACGGCCTCGCCCTCGGGCGCGCCACGCTTGGCGACCCGCGCGTCTTCGCGCGAATCGCCGCCCACCTCGACGGCCACCCGGCGACGCCGTCGCGGCCCGACGAGCGCCTCGACGATCTGCGGTCCTACCTCGACCTCGCGCGGGAGCACGGCGTCCCGCGGTCGCAAATCCTCGCGCAGGTCCAGCGCTTCACGAAAGGCCTCCCCGGCGCGGCCCGCCTGCGCGACCGGCTGCGCTGCGGCGACGAGCCCACGCGGCTGCTGGCCGACGTGGAGCGCCACGTGCGGGAGCTCGCGGTCGTCTGAAACGGGCGAACGACACGTTGATGCTTTCCCACGCGCACATCCTTGCCATGGAGCTTCCGCACGTCGCCTGGCTTGCCATCCTCGGCGCCGGCACGGTGGGCCTCGCGGCGCTTCTCCTGTGGTGGCTGCTGCCCTCCGACGCGCGCCCGCGTTGCGCCCATTGCGAGGCCATCCTGCGGCCCGACCTTCCCTTCTGCCAAGGCTGCGCGCAGAAGGACCCCGCGCCGCGCGAGGGCCACCCGGGCGCGGGCTCCTACGGCTTTCCCGCGCCGCCGCCTACGATCGTCGAGCGGTTCGAGCTCGAGACGGACGAGGGCGGCGCGACGCGCAACGCGCGCGTGAGCCGCCGCGCGCTTGGCGCGGCGACTCTGGCCATGGGCGCGGGACTTGCCGTGCGCGCGGCCGCGCTTCTTGGCGTGGGCGTGACGGGCTCCTCGTTCCACGCCTTCGAGGGCGCGGTCACTCTCGTGGGAGGCGTGGTGGCGTTCGTCGGGTTCGTGATCCTCGACGCCGCCTGACGTGGCCAGCTCCGACGTATACGTTTGTATACGTACGTATACGCCAGCTACGGCGGAAGCCGCGAGAAGACGTCCGCGTGGCTCATGGCAAACGCGCCCGGAGGCTTTCCGGCCGGAACCCACGCGATCTCGAGCGTGTCGGGCGTGCCCTTGAGCCCCCCGGCCGGCTCGTCGGCCTCGAACACGATGATGACGTACCACCGCTTGTCGCCGTCATCGGGATAGTTCTGGAAGCCGACAACGCGCGGCGTCACGGGCGTGGCAAACCACGTGTCCACGATGCGCTTTGCGCACTCGGCCGGCGACTCGTTCTTGCGGACGGTCTCGCCCGGCAGCATCCAGCCGTCGTAGCCCTCGAGGCGCAGGCACGCGAGGCGGCGGTCCTTGTTGCGGACGATGACGAAACACTGCAGCCGGAGGACGGCGCCCTCCGAGTTGTAGAAGTGGTGCTCGTCCACGTGGCCACGGGGGCCGGTCGGGCGCGTCGGGGGTGCTACGGGAAGGGTCATGAGCGCCGCCTATCGGATTCGAACCGATGACCTTGAGATTAACAGTCTCGCGCTCCACCAGGCTGAGCTAAGGCGGCAAATGGCGAACGACAGCCGCCCGAAAGCGCGAGCCCATTAAAAACGTTCCCTCGCAGCGGCGCCGCGAGCCGGGCGAAGCGCCGGCGGAAGCTGCGGCTTCCGCCGCGCACTCGCGGACCGCTGCGCGGTCCACTCGGCGGCGCGGAGGCCGACGGCGGAGCGCTGGAGGAAGCAGAGCTTCCTCCGCGCCCAGCGGAACGCCGCGGCGTTCCGCAAGGGCGAGGCGGAGCCGGAGCCCGAGAGTCCGCGAGCCCGACGGACGCGCAGCGGCCGGCGGCGCCGGGGAGCGGCGCAGCCGCTCCACGAGCGCGGTAGCCGAGCGGCTCTATTCCTCGTCTTCCTCGGCCTCGCCGCCGGCGAGGTCGGACTCGCGCCATTGCCGCATCATGTCGTCGATCTTGGCTTTGAGCTCGGCGCGGGCCTTTCGGATCTTCTCGCGCTTCTCCGCGAGCTTCTTGTTGCCCTTGTAGGGCTCCGTGTCGGCGAGGAATCCGGAGAGGTCGGTGAAGGGCTGCTCCCATTTCTCGAGCTCGTCGACGCCTTTCACCTTGGCCTTGAGGGCGTCGTTTGCCATCGCGAGCACCTCGTCGGCGAAGGCCTCGAACTCGGCGGCCACCTCGTCGGGCGTGCCGTCCTCGGGAACGGATTGGCCGTCCTGCTTGGCGAGGAACTCGATGGACTTCTTCTCGAGCTGGTTCTTGAGGTCGCGAAGGTGCGTGCGCACCTGCTTGACCTCGGGGCTTTGGCCGTCGACGTCCTCCGTGTCGGCAAGGTAGAGGTCGATCACTTCGACCTGGTTGTCCCACACGTAGAGCTGGTCCTCCGAGAGGATCGCGCGGGCGAGCGCGTCCTCGGCGTTCTTGATGAACGTCTCGCCTTCCAGGACGACCTTCTGCAGCTCCATGGTCCGTTGGCGCATCCGGTTGGGAGATTATAAAAACGGAGGGTCGGGTTTCCCCGCGGGGCCCGTAGCTTAGTCCGGTCAGAGCGCCCGGCTCATAACCGGGTGGTCGCTGGTTCAAATCCAGTCGGGCCCATGCGATGGACGTCCCCCCGCCTTCCCCCGCGTTCCGGCTCGCCGGGCCCCCCCTGGCAACCTACATGGCCATGCACGTGCTCGACGCCGTCGAGGACGGCCACGAGGCCGCGTACGTGCTCTCTCGCGCAAGCAAGCGCGCGCACGCGAGCGAGCCGGTGGCTTCGCAGGCGTACGACCTTGTCATGGGCGTCCTGCGCGGGCGCAACCGGCTGGACGCCCACCTCGAAGCCGCCGGGTTGCCCAAGCAGCCGTGGCACCGCCAGGGCCTTCGGATCGCCGCGCTTGCGGGCGAACGGCGAGCGGACCTCGAGCCCGCGCGCGCGGCCATGAACGCGCTGCAGCGTCTCAAGCGCCGCGCGTGGGACGTCGAGAACGTGGACGAGGTCGCGCGCGCGGCGGCCGCGGCGACGTTTGGCGACGACGCGAGAGGCTTGGCCTTGCGGCACGGGCATCCGCAGTGGCTCGTGGAGGAGTGGGCGAATTCCTATGCGGCGGAGTTGGAGGCGCTGCTTTCGGCCAACAACGAGGACCCGCCGCTTGTGGTTCGCGCCAACCTTCTCAAGACGCAAGCCGCCGCGCTTGCGGAGCGGC contains:
- a CDS encoding peptidylprolyl isomerase, with product MRARWIVPCLAAVVALAGCLVPLSSSPRDSLGADEVSRTFETIVLETNIGVIEIVLYPAAAPRTVEHMKTLVAEGYYDGREFNRVVPGHVIQLVDKAGGVTDDPRRLPLETHPEHHFAAGAAGIARSADPDSGGPEFFLMDYATSHLDGNYTLWGQTVRGLDVIHRCARVEAIEWTTLLAPLPPDARAAPSDRTAVVPCTIARARVSQSVLAPEVASRYPLKVAQNHREGDFRHSLEWPRDLRAGVERDLTWYVRPYNGSAPPEASRVTIEVDGRTHAPQGDREAEGAFHWRFAPSAPGTHEAVFRVDGRAVGRLAIEVPA
- a CDS encoding Maf family protein; this translates as MTPRLVLASSSPRRAELLRQIGLSFEVAAPQVDETTDLPDHPKERVFEIARRKAQAVAQTVEEGWIVAADTIVVQGGEPIGKPTDAEHARRILRRLAGSRHKVLTAVVVVRMPEGEYRADVAQTGVLFTPLSDAQIAEYVATGEPLDKAGAYGIQGLAGAYVRDVHGDPSNVRGLPLALTVALLAEAGYPLPGSLKPEPADALAQAEPPKEAP
- a CDS encoding tRNA-dihydrouridine synthase family protein, giving the protein MSLLRPLRIGSVRLPNNLVLSPMAGYSDLPFRILCRRHGAGLVCTEMVAADSANRGGAKTLARMRTVEEERPVSIQIFGTREEEVAAAARRAADGCEILGFNMGCPAHQIKAAGCGAAMLDRPDVALAMVRAVKAAAPDRPLLVKIRAGNDRPIDVGRFAQSLEAAGVDGIIFHARTARQGYSGRSDWALIARLKDTVGIPVIGNGDVVDGPSAARALAESGCDGLALGRATLGDPRVFARIAAHLDGHPATPSRPDERLDDLRSYLDLAREHGVPRSQILAQVQRFTKGLPGAARLRDRLRCGDEPTRLLADVERHVRELAVV
- a CDS encoding NUDIX domain-containing protein, whose translation is MTLPVAPPTRPTGPRGHVDEHHFYNSEGAVLRLQCFVIVRNKDRRLACLRLEGYDGWMLPGETVRKNESPAECAKRIVDTWFATPVTPRVVGFQNYPDDGDKRWYVIIVFEADEPAGGLKGTPDTLEIAWVPAGKPPGAFAMSHADVFSRLPP